The nucleotide sequence AAGTGAAATTCAGTGCGCTAAGCACTGGATTTCACTTTTGAGAGAGTTAAACGATGGGTAACGTGGTTAAAGTGACTTCCGGCTCGCTTATCTCGATATGCCGGATATACACACCTGCATGAGCCATCATCGCAATCAGTTTATCCACACTAAAAAGTTGTATTTTCCCCCTAGCAAGCTCTGAAACATGGGGTTGGGTAATCCCCAGTACTTTGGCGGCTTCAGCTTGGGTAAATTCCCGTTTTGCTATCCATGCATTGAGAATATTTATTAGTTGAGCACGGATCTTCATGTTTTCGGCCTGCTCTGGTGTATCACTGATCGCGTCCCATACGCTTTCAAAAGTCTGCATTTTCATGATTTCCGCTCCTGTATCAGTGCGTTAAAGCATTTTTTGGCAAGTTCTACATCTTGCTTACTGGTTGACTGTTTTTTTGGAAGCAGTGCAGTACTTAAATTGCTAACCTGAATTCTAGCTTCAAGTTTTTTGGTTAAATCACCGTTAGAAATACCTACCTCTTCCAATTCTTTGGCAAAGCCAAGCATTT is from Photorhabdus laumondii subsp. laumondii and encodes:
- a CDS encoding helix-turn-helix domain-containing protein; translated protein: MKMQTFESVWDAISDTPEQAENMKIRAQLINILNAWIAKREFTQAEAAKVLGITQPHVSELARGKIQLFSVDKLIAMMAHAGVYIRHIEISEPEVTLTTLPIV